In Deferrivibrio essentukiensis, a single window of DNA contains:
- a CDS encoding hydrolase produces the protein MFTINVNNTAFLLIDVQEKLVKAMDEKVYGKKLKNMEILLKSAKILNMPVLFTEQYVKGLGRTVNELSHYLEGALYFEKITFSCCGEDTFMDKLNSLNVENVIVFGMETHVCVLQTVLDLLNYYNVFVVKDAVQSRSKENWLAGLDYMSDAGAIITTTEIVLFMLLKKAKTDEFKAISSMLK, from the coding sequence ATGTTTACTATAAATGTTAATAATACTGCATTTTTACTTATTGATGTTCAAGAAAAGTTAGTCAAAGCAATGGATGAAAAAGTTTACGGGAAAAAATTAAAAAATATGGAAATACTTCTCAAATCAGCGAAAATATTAAATATGCCGGTGTTGTTCACTGAGCAATATGTCAAAGGGTTAGGGCGCACCGTAAATGAGCTTAGTCATTATCTTGAAGGAGCATTATATTTTGAAAAAATTACCTTTTCATGCTGCGGAGAAGATACCTTTATGGATAAATTAAATAGTCTGAATGTGGAAAATGTGATTGTATTTGGCATGGAAACACATGTATGTGTGCTGCAGACAGTTTTAGACCTATTAAATTATTATAATGTGTTTGTTGTAAAAGATGCGGTACAGTCAAGAAGTAAGGAAAATTGGTTGGCCGGGCTTGATTATATGTCTGATGCAGGGGCAATTATTACCACTACTGAAATTGTATTATTCATGCTGCTTAAAAAAGCAAAAACAGACGAGTTTAAGGCTATATCGTCTATGTTAAAATAA
- a CDS encoding DUF485 domain-containing protein: MSENYQKVLNSERFKKLIKKRWTFSFFMLAVLFVVYYGYIFMIALNKDFVTKKVGVYTNVGIIMGIGVIFAAWILTYVYVLWANNVYDKEVEEIKKEL; encoded by the coding sequence ATGAGTGAAAATTATCAAAAAGTCTTAAATTCCGAAAGATTTAAAAAACTTATTAAAAAACGTTGGACATTTAGTTTTTTTATGCTTGCAGTACTATTTGTTGTCTATTACGGCTACATATTCATGATTGCACTAAACAAAGACTTTGTTACTAAAAAGGTGGGCGTTTATACCAACGTCGGAATTATTATGGGGATTGGTGTAATATTTGCCGCATGGATTTTGACTTATGTCTATGTACTATGGGCAAACAATGTTTACGACAAAGAAGTAGAAGAAATTAAGAAAGAACTTTAA
- a CDS encoding sodium:solute symporter family transporter, protein MEYKFGEPNLVAIGSFVAVVILTLFVTFLVARKQKQSASNYYTAGGGITGFQNGLALAGDYMSAASFLGVSGLVALKGYDGMIYAVGWLVGWPALMFLIAEPLRNLGKYSFADVVAYRLNQGPIRTASAIGGLLVLLCYTIAQMVGSGKLIELMFGIPYVWAEIIVGTVMLLYVLYGGMLATTWVQIIKACLLLFGVTILTLLVLAKFNFNPGNLYGAVQETYGVEMLNPGGLVKGPVEALSLGLALMLGLLGLPHILMRFFTVPNAKEARKSVVYATTFIGYFYLIIPIVGFGAAVLVGKSAIMKIGSGGNMAAPMLSQLLGGTPFLGFIAAVAFATILAVVAGLTLAASAALGNDLYVSTFKKGNVTESEKLKAARMSTLIYGVASVALGIAFQKQNVAFLVALAFSIAASANFPSLFLSIVWKKLSTTGAVMSILFGGLSSAILIVLSPTVWVTILGNPEAIFPYKFPTIISLPLAFIGAWIGSVIAPDKAAQEKYEQVKIRTYLGVGISDASDH, encoded by the coding sequence ATGGAATATAAATTTGGTGAACCTAATTTAGTGGCAATAGGCTCCTTTGTCGCGGTTGTTATCCTTACATTATTCGTGACTTTTTTAGTTGCCAGAAAACAAAAACAATCTGCCAGCAATTATTATACTGCCGGCGGTGGCATTACAGGGTTCCAAAACGGTCTTGCTCTTGCAGGAGATTACATGTCAGCGGCATCTTTTCTTGGCGTTTCCGGTCTTGTTGCCCTAAAGGGTTATGACGGGATGATTTATGCTGTAGGTTGGCTTGTAGGTTGGCCTGCGCTTATGTTTTTAATAGCTGAGCCTCTTAGAAACCTTGGAAAATATAGCTTTGCAGATGTAGTTGCATATCGACTAAATCAAGGACCTATCAGAACAGCTTCGGCAATTGGAGGATTGTTAGTCCTTCTTTGCTACACTATCGCTCAGATGGTTGGCTCAGGGAAGCTTATAGAGCTTATGTTTGGTATACCTTATGTTTGGGCAGAAATTATTGTTGGAACAGTAATGTTACTTTACGTATTATATGGTGGTATGCTTGCTACAACATGGGTACAAATAATCAAAGCTTGTCTTCTTCTTTTTGGTGTTACAATTCTGACACTGTTAGTTTTAGCTAAGTTTAATTTCAACCCAGGTAACCTATACGGTGCAGTTCAGGAAACTTACGGTGTTGAAATGTTAAACCCGGGTGGTTTGGTAAAAGGTCCAGTTGAAGCCTTATCATTAGGTCTTGCACTTATGCTTGGACTTCTTGGACTTCCGCATATATTGATGAGATTCTTTACAGTTCCTAATGCTAAAGAAGCAAGAAAATCAGTTGTATACGCCACAACATTTATCGGTTACTTCTACCTTATCATTCCAATAGTTGGTTTTGGTGCTGCAGTATTGGTTGGTAAAAGCGCAATTATGAAAATTGGTAGTGGTGGTAATATGGCTGCACCTATGCTTTCACAGTTGCTTGGCGGGACTCCATTTTTAGGATTTATCGCAGCAGTTGCATTTGCCACAATTCTCGCAGTTGTTGCAGGTCTTACTTTGGCTGCTTCAGCGGCACTTGGGAATGACTTATATGTAAGCACATTTAAAAAAGGTAATGTAACTGAGTCAGAGAAATTAAAGGCTGCAAGGATGTCTACCCTCATTTATGGTGTGGCATCTGTTGCACTTGGTATTGCTTTTCAAAAGCAAAACGTAGCATTTTTAGTTGCTCTTGCTTTTTCAATTGCTGCAAGTGCTAACTTCCCATCACTTTTTCTTTCTATCGTATGGAAAAAGTTAAGCACTACCGGTGCAGTTATGTCTATTTTGTTTGGTGGTTTGTCTTCTGCTATATTGATAGTCTTAAGCCCTACTGTTTGGGTGACAATCCTTGGGAACCCTGAAGCAATATTCCCCTATAAATTCCCAACAATAATCTCCTTACCACTTGCTTTTATCGGTGCTTGGATTGGCTCTGTTATCGCACCAGATAAAGCAGCACAGGAAAAATATGAACAGGTTAAAATTAGGACTTACTTAGGTGTAGGTATTTCAGACGCAAGTGACCATTAA